The Candidatus Nezhaarchaeota archaeon DNA window TCTCTTGACCCAATGATCGGAGCTTAGGCAGGTTGCTTCCATTATCTCCAGCATCGCACCCGATTAATATTATTCCTTGCTCATGTGCTGATTTAGCATTGACCGGGACAGTACCTACGCGCGTTTTGGATGGAGGGATCTTGTCGATGTTTATGTATTTATGAACCTCATAAGCTAGCTCCTCGCATTCCTTGATGCTCTTTACCTTTCCATGCTTAATCCTTTGAGAGTACTCTAAGGCTGATGCCGCTACTTGTGCACCTTGAATTAGGGAGTCACAAATGGCGCCTGAAATTCCACATATGCTCCCTATGGTCTTAGCATATGGCAATTCATCATTCGTGACCCTACCCTTAAAAGTTGTCCCAAAGTCCATTGACACCATGGGGTTCCTACAGTCAACGTCAGTCCACTTGGCTCCGATCTTTATGCCGGCCGTTGAGAGCTCAGCCTCCATTTCATTAGCCATTATCTCTCCTATACTTCGAGGGGGTAGACAGCCAGCAACTGCTCCATCAAAATAAACTTTGTCAAGCTTTGAGTAATCTCTTAATTGTTCGGCTAAAAAATCCTTGGATATAGGAGCGACCATTTTTGATGGATTTATACCAGCAATTAGACAGCCTTTGGCCAGAGCTCTTATGATAGCTCCAACCTCCTCTGGACTTCCAAAGCTAGCACTTACCCCAGTGGATCGTACCACAAAATGTAGATCTCTATCCTTGTCTATCCTAGCTTCCTTAATACAAGTTATGAGGACATCCTTAATGAACTCAGCTACGGCCTCTTCGCTTAATACTTTACCCCATAAGGTGGAGCCTATGATCTGCTCACCGGGCAGAGGCTCTCTAATCTCTCTTGTTAGCCTAACAACTTTTCTGACCAGGTACACCTTTCCGCTCTTAAGATCAGTAGCAGTTACAATGCACTTAGTAGTCGTGTTACCTAACTCAACCGATGCAACAATAAAAAGGGTGGGAAGTGACGCTTGAGGACCTACTCCTTGAAGTAGCATTATGTTAGCGACATCGATGAATGTGCTTCGAGCGATCCGAGGGTTGTACCTGTTAAGTCTCAAAATTCTCGATAGCTTTGTTATCATTATTAAGTCCTCGTAACTAGCCGACAAGCCTTCGATAGGGATGGCTCTCGCTGACAGTAAGCCCTAGTTCTAAACTTGCCATATCCGTTATCAAAATGTCAGTCATTGCTACTACTGGGAAGACGTGCTCTGCATTCTCTATCGGTCCATAGAGGACGAAGTTTCCTCCTACAATCACTTGAAGAGCGTTGCTGGCTACGTCACAGAACCTGAATATTTCCTTCCCACTTGGATGTTCTTTCCTCAACTTCTTAAGCCATGGCCACGCCGAGACGACATTGTGTATTCCGCTACCTGTTGGATAGCCAAATTTCGACTTAATGACATAGGTTGATGCTAAGGATGCCCCGGCACCAGATCCTAATGCCGTTGCTGCGACATCGATTAGTATCGCTTTAACGCCACAATCCTTAGCTATTTCGAGGAGACCTCTCTTAACGATACCTCCTCCCGTTGTTAGCACCGCAATCTTACCCTTTATTGAAGGATCTGTCGGATTAAAGGCTAAGACTATGCTATTGGGAATTTTAAGCTCCATTAGGACTTTAAGCTCCTCCTCCGTTATTGAGGCGTTTATTGAGTTGTAAACGGCTCGATCGAGAAGCCCAACTTCCTTAGCGTACTTAGCACCTTCAGCTCTAACCTTAGGCTCTGTAGAGTCTATCAGGAATGGTGAGTCAGTCACGGATGCTACGAAGTCTATGTACTTCTTCATGGCCTCGACGCTCTCCGAAAACACTTGAACCATGGATGGATTACCAGTTATGTCTGAGAGCTCTTCTTGTTTCTTTATTAAGGCTTCAGCCTTCTCCTTATCAAAAACGCCAGTCTTAGGGTCACTTACTATTTTGTGTCCTCCATAAAATATAGTTCCTGCGAGAACTGTAGGATTTTCGCCTGGTTGCCCTCCAATCTTTACCTTTCCTATTTGGTAGACGTATTGTTCTCTTGCAAATTTGAACATAGTCTACACACCTTCGTTCTTAAATTCGACTTCCACTCTCAGAGCTTCACTTGGCTCTTTAAGCTTTACGTTAGCACATAAACGTCTATGCTCAAAAGAAGATAAGCCATTAAAGAGTAAAGCTAACGCTTAAGTGGGCTATGATATCGAGATGCATAGGGGCTAGAGATGTTCGAGCTACCTGAGGAGTTGAGATTACTCAAGAGGGCTGTTAGAGAGTGGTCTTTGAAAAAGTTCGATCCAAATCTCGCCATCGAGTTAGAGAAGAAAGAAGAATTCCCATTCGAGTTGTGGAGAGAGGCAAATAAGCTCGGCTTTCTCAATGTAAGGTTTCCGATGGAATATGGTGGTCAAGGAATGGGAGTACTTGCAGACGCCATCGTTACTGAGGAGCTATGTAGGGTCGACTCAACTCTAGGAACCGCTATTGTTCTTGGAAATTTCAGTAGCGATTGCATCCTACTATTTGGGACTGAGGAACAAAAGGAAAGGTATCTCCCAAGGGTTACAAGCGGTGATTGGATAAGCAGCGGAGCCTATACTGAACCAGCTCATGGTAGTGATATAACCTTATTGGACACTAGAGCCGTTAAGGAGGGAGGTAATTGGATCATCAATGGGAGTAAGACCTTCATAACGAATGCTCCAATCGCAGCCTTCTTTGTTGTGTTATGCCAAACTGATCCTGAAGCCAGGCATAAAGGTCAGACAATGTTCATCGTCGAGAGAGGGGACCCCGGTATAGAAATTACTGCAATGCATGGAAAGCTTGGCATAAGGTGTTCCTTAACAGGAGAGGTGTCATTCTCCGACTGCAAGATTCCGGAAGACAGGTTGCTTGGTAAGCTGAATAGAGGATTCTATCAATTCATGGAATTTCTCGACAAAAGCAGGATACAGGTAGCAGCACAAGCCGTAGGCATAGCCCAAGGAGCCTTCGACATTGCATGGAAGTATGCGAACGAGAGAACAGCATTCGGGCAAAAGCTTATCGACTTTCAAGCAATAAGCCATAAGTTGGCTGAAATGGCTATCAAGATTGATGCGGCAAGGTTGTTGACTTATCGAGCTGCCTGGTATTATGATCGTGGCGTAATCGACCCAGCACTGGTAAGCATGGCGAAAGCATATGCAGCTCGCGTTGCCGTGGAAGTCACGGATTACGCGATCCAAATTCTTGGCGGATATGGTTACTTCACTGAATACAAAGTTGAACGTTACCACAGAGATGCCAAGATAACTGACATATACGAGGGGACGACGGAGATCAACATGAATGTGTTGATTAACTTCCTCTCTAAGTCGAGCGTCCTAAAAACATTCATGATATCGTGAAGGTACTGATCGACAATCATTAACATGAACCTCATTCTGATTCCTTCGTAACCGAAATTCGCTTAGAACCAAGAAGTAGTCCACAATCTCAAGTTAGTAGCTCCCGACAGTCTTATATACCTCTGGAATAAAGGAAGTCAAGGGTTCCTACAGCACTATGAGTAGTAAACTTAATGCTGCCTTAGTTCTAGAGGACGGCTCAATCTTCTTGGGGAAGGGCTTTGGCTTCCCGAAAACTGTCGTCGGAGAAGTCGTCTTCACCACAGGCATGGTTGGTTATCCCGAGTCGATAACTGATCCTTCATATCAAGGTCAGATATTATGCTTCACGTATCCGCTAATTGGCAACTATGGCGTTCCAAGCTTCGACATAAAGGATGAATGGGGGATTCCATTACACTTTGAATCTGATAGACCTCACGTGCTGGGCATCATAGTTCACGAACTCTGTGATAAACCAAGCCACTGGTCAAGCGCCCAAAGCCTTCATGAATGGCTACTCAAGGAGGGTGTACCAGGAATAACTGGAATAGATACTAGGAAGTTGACGAAGAAGCTGAGGATTAAGGGGGTGATGATGGGAGCACTTGAGGTAAGTGAAGGAGACATTGACGTCGACAAACTCTTCTCACTACTCGAGAAAGCACCTAGGTACGATAGTCTTGATCTCGTTGCTGAGGTTACTATAAAGGAGCCGATAATTTACGAGAACTATGGACCAACGGTCGTGGTGATAGACTGCGGCGTAAAGTATGGGATAATAAGGAGCTTACTTCGTAGAGGATTGAGGGTAATAAGAGTACCAAGAGATTGGAGCGCTGACAAGATATTGGAGCTTGAGCCGCAGGGCGTAGTGGTAAGTAATGGACCTGGAAACCCTGAGATGAACATCGAGACCATTAAGACCGTTAGAGAGCTCGTGGAACTAGGCATACCAATGTTGGGAATATGCCTTGGCAACCAGATCATAGCATTAGCGTTAGGAGCCTCAACTTATAAGCTGAAGTTTGGTCATAGAGGGCAGAATAAGCCGTGCATAGACTTAGAATCAGGGATGTGTTATGTCACGAGTCAGAACCATGGCTTCGCCGTGGATGAGACCTCTCTGAAGGGCTCAGGACTTTCAACATGGTTCTTAAACGCTGATGACATGACTGTCGAAGGGATAAAGCATGCTAGAAAGCCCGTAATAGCGGTTCAGTTTCATCCAGAAGCATCTCCTGGACCCTACGATACAGAGTACGTCTTCGACCTATTTGCTAACATGATCGGGGTGGGCAATAGTGGCTAGAGAGACTCCAAAGAAGGTTTTGATACTTGGCTCAGGCGCGATAAAGATAGGTGAGGCAGGAGAGTTCGATTACAGCGGCTCACAAGCTCTCAAAGCTGTTAGAGAAGAGGGCATAGAAACGGTTCTCGTAAACCCAAACATAGCCACGATACAGACAGATCCAAAACTCGCAGGCAAGGTCTACCTCGTACCAGTTCTACCGGAGTTCGTAGCTGAGGTAATAGAGAGAGAAAGACCTGATGGTATAATGCTCGGCTTTGGAGGTCAGACGGCTCTCAACTGTGGAGTTCAGCTACACGATATGGGCATATTGGATAAGTACGGGGTCAAGGTCTTGGGCACATCGGTTGAAAGCATAAAGAGATGCTCGGACAGGCTTCTCTTTAAACAGACCATAGAGTCCGCTGGTCTGCCAATGCCTCGAAGCAAAGCAGCCTACAGTATAGAGGAGGCGCTAGAAGCCGCTAAGGAGATAGGGTACCCGGTAATGGTTAGGGTCGCATACACTCTAGGCGGCAAGGCATCAGGCGTGACTAGGAATGAGAACGAGCTGAAGGAGATCGTGAGGAGAGGCTTAGCGCATAGCCTAATTAGTCAAGTCTTGATCGAGGAGTGCATATCAACCTGGAAGCAAATAGAGTATGAGGTCATGAGGGATTACTTAGGAAACAGCGTAACAGTCTGCAACATGGAGAACATACTGGGCATGAGGGTTCATACCGGAGATAACATAGTGGTAGCCCCCTCACAAACCTTAACTAACAGAGAATATCACATCTTGCGAGTGGCATCTATTAGAGCAGCCGATGCTCTCAAGATAATTGGTGAATGCAATGTTCAATTAGCCCTAGACCCTAATTCCGAAAGATTCTACATAATAGAAATGAATCCTAGGATGTCTAGGAGCTCCGCTCTGGCATCGAAGGCAACCGGTTACCCATTAGCGTACATGGCTGCTAAGTTGGCTTTGGGATACAAGCTTCATGAGCTAATAAATAAGGTGACGGGAAGGACGACAGCGTGCTTCGAACCAGCTTTAGACTATGTAGTGTTAAAGTTCCCTAGATGGGACTTTCAGAAGTTTGAGGGTGTTGATAGAAGACTTGGCACTCAAATGAAGTCCGTAGGAGAGGTAATGGCAATAGGAAGGTGCTTTGAAGAAGCTCTCCAGAAAGCAGTAAGGATGCTAGACAAAGGTTTGCCTGGTCTTGTTGCAAGTAGCATAAGTGATAGGAAGGTTCTAGAGGCAAGATTGAGAGAGATCACGGATGAGGTATTATTCGACGTAGCTGCAGCTTTAAGGGCTGGCTTCACGGTTGAAGAGATATCGAGGTTAACGTCGATAGATCCATGGTTTATTGAGAAGATAAGGAACATTGTGGTAATGGAGGAGAGACTTAAATCGCTTAGAGGCAAGCCTCTCGACGAATTCGTGGACGTGATAAAGGAGGCCAAGAGGTTAGGTTTCTCTGATAAGCAAATAGCTATGTGTCTTGGCGTAACTGAGGATGAGGTAAGGGACTTCCGGTACAGGAAGGGGATAATCCCTGTTGTAAAGCAGATAGATACACTTGCAGCTGAGTGGCCGGCTCAGACAAATTACCTGTACGTAACATATGGTGGTGACGAGGACGATATAGAGTTTAAAAGTGACGTGAAGAAGGTCATAGTGCTTGGGGCTGGAACCTATAGAATCGGGAGCTCTGTCGAGTTCGATTGGTGCACCATGAACATGGTGTGGGCTTTGAAGGATAGGGGAATCGATGAGGTTATAGTCGTAAACTGCAACCCTGAAACCGTCTCAACCGATTACGATATGAGCGACAAGCTGTACTTTGAAGAGCTCACGCTGGAAAGGGTCTTTGACATATGCTACAAAGAGAAGCCGCTTGGCGTAGTTGCATGTGTTGGAGGGCAAACACCCAACAACTTAGCCCCGAAACTTGAGAGGCTAGGCATTAAGATACTAGGCACCGCTGGTGAGGATGTCGATAGAGCTGAGGATAGAGCGAAGTTCAGTAAGCTTCTAGATGAGTTAGGCATACCTCAACCTCCATGGGCCAAGTTCTCTTCAATAGAAGAAGCTGAGGAGTTCGCGAGAAAAGTAGGTTATCCAGTGCTCGTTAGGCCATCATATGTGCTAAGCGGCGCTGCTATGAGAGTTGCGTGGACGCCAAAGCAGCTTAGGGAGTTCCTTCTCAAGGCTACTAGCGTGAGCCCCGAGCATCCAGTGGTCATAAGCAAGTTCATAGAGGACGCCTTAGAGGTAGAGGTCGATGCTGTATCCGATGGGGAAACCACGATAATAGGAGCGGTGATAGAGCACGTCGAACGCGCAGGAGTTCACTCTGGTGATGCAATAATGGTGATACCCCCTCAGCGGGTAAGTCCTCAAACTATCAGGACAATAAAGGATTACACTAAGCGAATAGCTAAAGCCTTAAGGATCAAGGGCCCATTCAACATACAGTTTCTCATTAAGGACGGAACGGTCTACGTTATAGAGTGTAACTTAAGGGCTTCGAGATCTATGCCGTTTGTGTCTAAGGTCAAGGCCATTAACTTAATGAAGCTTGCCTCTTATCCGCTACTAGGCGAGAAGATGCCGTGGAGTGGAAGTGAAGAACCCCCACCAATAGCTGTGGGTGTTAAGGTACCGCAGTTCTCGTTCATGCAGCTTGAAGGCGCAGATCCTGTACTAGGAGTTGAGATGCAATCAACAGGTGAAGTGGCTTGCTTTGGAGAATCGTTTACCGACGCTCTCTACAAGGCGTTGCTTGCAGCTGGCTTTAAGATTCCTAATAACGTAGGTAACATCCTAATAACCGTTGGGGGCGTCGAGTTGAAGAAAAAGATACTCCCCTTGGCCAAGGGCTTTAAAGCTCTTGGCTTTAATATCCTCGCTACCGAGCACACGGCCGAGTTCTTAATGGAGGAGGGCTTCAATGATGTGAAAGTGCTATACAAGGTTAGTGAGCCTACGAGGAAGCCGAACATAATGGACGCTATACTCAACCGGGAAGTGGACTTGATAATAAACATACCGGCCTCGATAACCCTCGACAAGTATGCAGAAATGTTGAGGGATGAGTACATCATAAGGAGGAAGGCGGTCGAATTGGGAATACCTGTTGTGACCACCTTAGAGATGGCTTATGCTCTTCTAAAGGTGGTGTCCTGGCGTATGCTCAATAACCCAACAGTTTATTCGCTGAACGACTACATGGAGAGGGCCATCATCAAAATATGGTAGGCCCCTCAAAGCTCTTTTTTAGTCGCCCCTCTAATTCATAAATCGAGTATGGGAGAAGGTTCTCATGAAATTCCACCTTCAATGCATAGAGTGCAAGGCTGAGTACCCACCATCGCAGATCGTTTACACATGCCCAAAATGCGGGGACCTCTTAGACGTAGTTTACGAGTACTCCGAATTGATAGATGTAAACTTAGTAAAGTTATGGTCTGGAAGGACTTTTAACGTTTGGCGCTACCGCGAGCTTCTTCCAGTACTGTCAGAGAATCCAGTCACTCTTAATGAAGGGGGAACTGGACTTCATCTATGTACTAGGCTTGGAGGTTTGCTTAAGTGCCCGAATATTTACGTAAAAAACGAAGGCGAGAACCCAACAGGGTCTTTTAAGGATAGAGGGATGACCGTAGGGGTAACAAGAGCTAAGGAGCTGGGATCTAAGATCGTAATTTGCGCATCGACAGGGAACACTTCCGCCTCACTTGCAGCCTATGCAGCTAAGGCGGGCCTTCACTGTATAGTCTTAGTGCCAGCTGGGAAGATAGCTTTAGGAAAGCTTGTTCAAGCGATTGCTCATGGAGCTCACGTGATCCAAGTGAGGGGGAACTTTGACTATGTTCTTAGAGTCGTCAGGAAACTATCATCAACGTATCCTCTGTACCTCCTCAATTCGATAAATCCTTATAGGCTCGAAGGACAGAGGACCCTCTCTTATGAAGTGTTTGAGCAGCTGGGGTACAAGGTTCCCGATGTAGTCATAGTCCCTGTTGGAAACGCTGGCAACATAAGTGCCATATGGAAGGGCTTTAAAGAGCTAAAGCACTTAGGCTTGGCTGATAATGCTCCAAGAATGATAGGTGTGCAAGCGGAGGGGGCAGCACCATTAGCTAAGACGCTGCGTGAAAACAGTAGTGAGCTAATAAGAGTGCCCAATCCGGAGACCGTTGCGACCGCTATAAGGATAGGTGCTCCGGTTAACTGGAAGAAGGCTTTGAGGGCAGTTAAAGAATCTAAGGGTACGATAATTACCGTATCTGACGATGAAATTTTGAAAGCGCAGAAGCTTCTGGCATCGGCAGAAGGACTCTTCGCGGAGCCGGCCGGTGCTGCATCCATAGCCGGCTTAGCCCGAGCATTGGATCAAGGTCTTGTAGACAGGGGGGAAACTGTAGTGTGCGTAGTTACGGGGCATGGGCTGAAGGATTTGGAGGTTATCTTGAAGAGTAACGTTAACCTCGTAGAACTTGAAAGTGCGGACGAAATTGACAACTTCGTTAAGGCATTATTGAACAAACACTACCTCTCGAATACCTCAACCCCCACAGCTCTCGGTTTACAAACAGCTATCGAACACTCAATCCCCTCTTCTTCGTAAGCACTCTTCATGGCTTCTGCCACGCTCCACGAATTGCCCTGTCTGGCATCTACAGCAGCTATGATTGTTGGTCCAGCACCACTCAACGTAGCTCCCAAAGCTCCACTCTTAATTGCAGCTTCCTTAGCTTTGAGGAATCCTGGGTAAAGCTTAGCTCTCGCAGCTTCAACTATCGCGTCTGAGCTCATGGCTTTGCCTATGAGCCTTAAGTCCCCCTTGATTATACCAATAAGTAGCATAGAGTAAGAGGCCATGGCCTCCACGTGCTCTCGGAGACTTATGCTCTTGGGGAGCACAGCTCGTGCTCTCTCAGTAGTCTTCTTCAAGTTCTTGGGGATTGCTAATGCGAATTCTAAGTGTTGTGGTGGCATGATCTTCTCGACGATTAAGGGGCTGTAACCAAAAATGACTACAAACCCTCCAAGAATCGAAGGTGCTACGTTGTCCGCATGGGCTACTCCTGAGGACGCTATCTCACCCTGAGAGGCCACTTCGATAAGTTCCAATGTACTTAACGATAGCCCTAACGCTCTAGCCACTGCAATAGCTGTAGCTGAAGCACTAGCTGCACTGCTACCCAAGCCAACCCCTTGAGGAACCCCCTTCTTGATCTTAATCTTTAAATGAGCCTTTACACCGCTCCTCCTAAGCATTTCCTTTGCAACTAAGCCCGCACTATTCTTCTCAGGGTCCTTGGGTATTTGAGGCGTCTCTACACCTTCCAGCTCTATCTCCATGCCCTCTCCATCACTTACCTCTACCTCCACTTCGTCGTATGCTAAGTCCAGCGCTACGCCAATGACGTCAAACCCAGGGCCTAAGTTTGCTGACGTGGCGGGGGCTCTAGCGACTATCACTCTAAACACCCCTCAAGACTTTGCTTACAACACTTTTTGGAACTCCAAAGACTTCCCTCAGTATCAGTGATATAAGCTCATCGGAAGGCGCTCCACGCTCTACACAGCTTCTTAAACATAGAGCTAACTTCAAAGCTTCTTTCTCGCTTCTACTTCTCACTTCTCTTATTGCTATTTTCTCAGCCACCCTCAACGCTATGTAGAACTTCATGAATGAGCGAAAGCCCTTCTCATGTTCCTTGAACTCCTCTGATAAGGCTTTATAAAGTCTCAGGAGCCCTTCTTCGTCCTCGAAGCCTAGGACAACAGCCGTCAGCATTAGCCTCAGAATTCTGAAGATGGTATTTTTATCCACGTTGCCTACAATCTCTTTAATTACGTCCGTGGGCTTGGCACCTTCGAGTATCCTTCGACATGCCTTCTCGTACTTGAGCTCAGCTGAGAACACTTGGTTTAAGACTGGATTATCATCAAACTCTAGACCTAAGCCATACTTACCTACGAGGTAGGCCATTGCCATCTCTTTATCATAAAGGTTTTTTGCCGTCCATCCTCTTATTGGTCCTACACCCCGCTTCTTATAAGCTTCTGCGAGCTTCTCAACTGCCTCAGCTCTAGTAGAGATGGAACCGGCGAGTATAGAGCTCAGAACTTCATTACAAGCATCAATATGATGTCTATAAGCTCTGTTTATGGGCATTCCTAAATGCACCATTAAACCCGCACGGCGATCTTATGAGATAGTTTGTTAATGAACACGCAGAAAAAAGTTTACGTACGTCTTTAACCGTGAATTCGAGCTAATGTTAGTTGACCTTTAAAGTCCATAACCGAGCCCGGTAACATCGCTGCTCTTAAGTGTGTTATGCAAAAAGCTTAGAAGAGCAGGCGCAAGTTATAACATG harbors:
- the carB gene encoding carbamoyl-phosphate synthase (glutamine-hydrolyzing) large subunit, producing the protein MVARETPKKVLILGSGAIKIGEAGEFDYSGSQALKAVREEGIETVLVNPNIATIQTDPKLAGKVYLVPVLPEFVAEVIERERPDGIMLGFGGQTALNCGVQLHDMGILDKYGVKVLGTSVESIKRCSDRLLFKQTIESAGLPMPRSKAAYSIEEALEAAKEIGYPVMVRVAYTLGGKASGVTRNENELKEIVRRGLAHSLISQVLIEECISTWKQIEYEVMRDYLGNSVTVCNMENILGMRVHTGDNIVVAPSQTLTNREYHILRVASIRAADALKIIGECNVQLALDPNSERFYIIEMNPRMSRSSALASKATGYPLAYMAAKLALGYKLHELINKVTGRTTACFEPALDYVVLKFPRWDFQKFEGVDRRLGTQMKSVGEVMAIGRCFEEALQKAVRMLDKGLPGLVASSISDRKVLEARLREITDEVLFDVAAALRAGFTVEEISRLTSIDPWFIEKIRNIVVMEERLKSLRGKPLDEFVDVIKEAKRLGFSDKQIAMCLGVTEDEVRDFRYRKGIIPVVKQIDTLAAEWPAQTNYLYVTYGGDEDDIEFKSDVKKVIVLGAGTYRIGSSVEFDWCTMNMVWALKDRGIDEVIVVNCNPETVSTDYDMSDKLYFEELTLERVFDICYKEKPLGVVACVGGQTPNNLAPKLERLGIKILGTAGEDVDRAEDRAKFSKLLDELGIPQPPWAKFSSIEEAEEFARKVGYPVLVRPSYVLSGAAMRVAWTPKQLREFLLKATSVSPEHPVVISKFIEDALEVEVDAVSDGETTIIGAVIEHVERAGVHSGDAIMVIPPQRVSPQTIRTIKDYTKRIAKALRIKGPFNIQFLIKDGTVYVIECNLRASRSMPFVSKVKAINLMKLASYPLLGEKMPWSGSEEPPPIAVGVKVPQFSFMQLEGADPVLGVEMQSTGEVACFGESFTDALYKALLAAGFKIPNNVGNILITVGGVELKKKILPLAKGFKALGFNILATEHTAEFLMEEGFNDVKVLYKVSEPTRKPNIMDAILNREVDLIINIPASITLDKYAEMLRDEYIIRRKAVELGIPVVTTLEMAYALLKVVSWRMLNNPTVYSLNDYMERAIIKIW
- the carA gene encoding glutamine-hydrolyzing carbamoyl-phosphate synthase small subunit, with product MSSKLNAALVLEDGSIFLGKGFGFPKTVVGEVVFTTGMVGYPESITDPSYQGQILCFTYPLIGNYGVPSFDIKDEWGIPLHFESDRPHVLGIIVHELCDKPSHWSSAQSLHEWLLKEGVPGITGIDTRKLTKKLRIKGVMMGALEVSEGDIDVDKLFSLLEKAPRYDSLDLVAEVTIKEPIIYENYGPTVVVIDCGVKYGIIRSLLRRGLRVIRVPRDWSADKILELEPQGVVVSNGPGNPEMNIETIKTVRELVELGIPMLGICLGNQIIALALGASTYKLKFGHRGQNKPCIDLESGMCYVTSQNHGFAVDETSLKGSGLSTWFLNADDMTVEGIKHARKPVIAVQFHPEASPGPYDTEYVFDLFANMIGVGNSG
- a CDS encoding homoserine kinase → MIVARAPATSANLGPGFDVIGVALDLAYDEVEVEVSDGEGMEIELEGVETPQIPKDPEKNSAGLVAKEMLRRSGVKAHLKIKIKKGVPQGVGLGSSAASASATAIAVARALGLSLSTLELIEVASQGEIASSGVAHADNVAPSILGGFVVIFGYSPLIVEKIMPPQHLEFALAIPKNLKKTTERARAVLPKSISLREHVEAMASYSMLLIGIIKGDLRLIGKAMSSDAIVEAARAKLYPGFLKAKEAAIKSGALGATLSGAGPTIIAAVDARQGNSWSVAEAMKSAYEEEGIECSIAVCKPRAVGVEVFER
- a CDS encoding methanogenesis marker 14 protein; amino-acid sequence: MSASYEDLIMITKLSRILRLNRYNPRIARSTFIDVANIMLLQGVGPQASLPTLFIVASVELGNTTTKCIVTATDLKSGKVYLVRKVVRLTREIREPLPGEQIIGSTLWGKVLSEEAVAEFIKDVLITCIKEARIDKDRDLHFVVRSTGVSASFGSPEEVGAIIRALAKGCLIAGINPSKMVAPISKDFLAEQLRDYSKLDKVYFDGAVAGCLPPRSIGEIMANEMEAELSTAGIKIGAKWTDVDCRNPMVSMDFGTTFKGRVTNDELPYAKTIGSICGISGAICDSLIQGAQVAASALEYSQRIKHGKVKSIKECEELAYEVHKYINIDKIPPSKTRVGTVPVNAKSAHEQGIILIGCDAGDNGSNLPKLRSLGQEIYTQFRDNAFLVVLDYVSALIAKRVLEVLIREGVINHKYTIGITGRAGITGLKPYLVLKYIHDLGLFKDDINRRVVFVEDGLALGANVMARCMHSLGTPHNPLGGNRGMGCILGLRMELQRNRREREARSLN
- the thrC gene encoding threonine synthase, with the protein product MKFHLQCIECKAEYPPSQIVYTCPKCGDLLDVVYEYSELIDVNLVKLWSGRTFNVWRYRELLPVLSENPVTLNEGGTGLHLCTRLGGLLKCPNIYVKNEGENPTGSFKDRGMTVGVTRAKELGSKIVICASTGNTSASLAAYAAKAGLHCIVLVPAGKIALGKLVQAIAHGAHVIQVRGNFDYVLRVVRKLSSTYPLYLLNSINPYRLEGQRTLSYEVFEQLGYKVPDVVIVPVGNAGNISAIWKGFKELKHLGLADNAPRMIGVQAEGAAPLAKTLRENSSELIRVPNPETVATAIRIGAPVNWKKALRAVKESKGTIITVSDDEILKAQKLLASAEGLFAEPAGAASIAGLARALDQGLVDRGETVVCVVTGHGLKDLEVILKSNVNLVELESADEIDNFVKALLNKHYLSNTSTPTALGLQTAIEHSIPSSS
- the mtrH gene encoding tetrahydromethanopterin S-methyltransferase subunit H, translating into MFKFAREQYVYQIGKVKIGGQPGENPTVLAGTIFYGGHKIVSDPKTGVFDKEKAEALIKKQEELSDITGNPSMVQVFSESVEAMKKYIDFVASVTDSPFLIDSTEPKVRAEGAKYAKEVGLLDRAVYNSINASITEEELKVLMELKIPNSIVLAFNPTDPSIKGKIAVLTTGGGIVKRGLLEIAKDCGVKAILIDVAATALGSGAGASLASTYVIKSKFGYPTGSGIHNVVSAWPWLKKLRKEHPSGKEIFRFCDVASNALQVIVGGNFVLYGPIENAEHVFPVVAMTDILITDMASLELGLTVSESHPYRRLVG
- a CDS encoding acyl-CoA dehydrogenase family protein, with amino-acid sequence MFELPEELRLLKRAVREWSLKKFDPNLAIELEKKEEFPFELWREANKLGFLNVRFPMEYGGQGMGVLADAIVTEELCRVDSTLGTAIVLGNFSSDCILLFGTEEQKERYLPRVTSGDWISSGAYTEPAHGSDITLLDTRAVKEGGNWIINGSKTFITNAPIAAFFVVLCQTDPEARHKGQTMFIVERGDPGIEITAMHGKLGIRCSLTGEVSFSDCKIPEDRLLGKLNRGFYQFMEFLDKSRIQVAAQAVGIAQGAFDIAWKYANERTAFGQKLIDFQAISHKLAEMAIKIDAARLLTYRAAWYYDRGVIDPALVSMAKAYAARVAVEVTDYAIQILGGYGYFTEYKVERYHRDAKITDIYEGTTEINMNVLINFLSKSSVLKTFMIS
- a CDS encoding DUF2192 domain-containing protein, which gives rise to MPINRAYRHHIDACNEVLSSILAGSISTRAEAVEKLAEAYKKRGVGPIRGWTAKNLYDKEMAMAYLVGKYGLGLEFDDNPVLNQVFSAELKYEKACRRILEGAKPTDVIKEIVGNVDKNTIFRILRLMLTAVVLGFEDEEGLLRLYKALSEEFKEHEKGFRSFMKFYIALRVAEKIAIREVRSRSEKEALKLALCLRSCVERGAPSDELISLILREVFGVPKSVVSKVLRGV